A genomic segment from Deinococcus sp. YIM 77859 encodes:
- a CDS encoding purine-nucleoside phosphorylase, translating to MSQIHLRAQPGDVAEYVLLPGDPNRARHIAETYLEDAELYTEHRQLLGFTGSYRGVRVSVQTTGMGCPSAAIVAEELARLGATTLLRVGTLGGATPRVKPADLVVATAAVPHDGTTRQLLGGAPYAPAASFEVVEAAVQAARAQGVPHHVGLIMTEDAFYASTPEHARLWAARGVLGFEMEASALFLVAAQHGLRAGCLTTCSNDIGDPQLVPGEVLAEGVDRMIRVALDTVVTLASC from the coding sequence ATGAGTCAGATTCACCTTCGTGCGCAGCCCGGCGACGTGGCCGAGTACGTTCTGTTGCCCGGCGACCCCAACCGGGCGCGTCACATCGCCGAGACGTACCTGGAGGACGCCGAACTCTACACCGAACACCGGCAGCTGCTGGGCTTTACCGGCAGCTACCGCGGTGTTCGGGTCAGCGTGCAGACCACCGGCATGGGCTGCCCGAGCGCGGCCATCGTCGCCGAGGAGCTCGCGCGGCTGGGCGCGACAACGCTTCTGCGTGTGGGGACCCTGGGCGGCGCGACGCCCCGGGTGAAGCCCGCCGACCTCGTGGTGGCCACGGCGGCCGTTCCCCACGACGGCACCACCCGCCAGCTGCTGGGGGGAGCACCCTACGCGCCCGCGGCGAGCTTCGAGGTGGTCGAGGCCGCGGTGCAGGCGGCTCGCGCCCAGGGCGTGCCGCACCACGTCGGCTTGATCATGACCGAGGACGCTTTTTACGCGAGCACACCCGAACACGCTCGGCTGTGGGCCGCGCGCGGCGTGCTGGGCTTTGAGATGGAAGCCAGCGCCCTTTTCCTCGTCGCCGCGCAGCATGGCCTGCGGGCCGGGTGCCTGACCACCTGCAGTAACGACATCGGTGACCCGCAGCTTGTCCCCGGGGAGGTGCTGGCCGAGGGGGTGGACCGGATGATTCGGGTCGCGCTCGACACGGTGGTGACGCTGGCCAGCTGCTGA
- a CDS encoding S-layer homology domain-containing protein has product MRKSLMIASTLALSLGAASAQTGTTTPTTPTAPATTPATTTAAPAQVVTFSDVPAGHWAKDAVDIITQRGLIQGFPDGTFRGNENLTRYQAALIFYRLLQTGALSSGNLSQTDLATITRGMQEVSTELAAISSRVTDLERLSAEQQARIAALEERINALGTGAAGADVTALTARIDALEAAVRNIPAGPQGPAGPAGPAGPAADTTALEARIAALEQRINAAPATGTTTTGTVTTEPAPSTVVIGDTTPQANGVTRGNLYAGVSVGASAAPAGQPCYVPRAGGRPVNYCASFGGMIGSTQLIGPFGARVSADYKPGQNAVSADVNATYQINTGSNIQPYVGAGLGLTSSASRSSTTTNVTDTYVNGLVGVDFQITNSIAAFVEGNGRYYLSNKGTGALSSSTTTTDRGFAPAVKAGLKFYF; this is encoded by the coding sequence ATGCGCAAGTCCTTGATGATCGCCTCCACCTTGGCTCTTAGCCTCGGCGCGGCCAGCGCCCAGACCGGCACGACCACGCCCACGACGCCTACGGCTCCGGCCACCACTCCGGCCACGACCACAGCCGCTCCGGCCCAGGTGGTCACCTTTAGTGACGTGCCCGCCGGGCACTGGGCCAAGGACGCCGTGGACATCATCACGCAGCGTGGCCTGATCCAGGGCTTTCCCGACGGCACCTTCCGCGGCAACGAGAACCTGACGCGCTACCAGGCAGCCCTGATCTTCTACCGCCTGCTTCAGACCGGCGCGCTCAGCAGCGGTAACCTCAGTCAGACGGATCTGGCGACCATCACGCGCGGCATGCAGGAAGTCAGCACGGAGCTGGCCGCCATCAGCAGCCGCGTGACGGATCTGGAGCGCCTGAGCGCCGAACAGCAGGCCCGCATCGCGGCGCTGGAAGAGCGCATCAACGCCCTGGGCACCGGGGCAGCGGGTGCGGACGTGACGGCCCTCACCGCCCGTATCGACGCTCTGGAGGCCGCCGTGCGCAACATTCCCGCCGGTCCCCAGGGTCCTGCCGGCCCCGCTGGCCCTGCTGGCCCCGCCGCCGACACCACGGCGCTGGAAGCCCGGATTGCTGCCCTGGAACAGCGCATCAATGCCGCTCCTGCGACCGGCACCACCACGACCGGCACCGTCACCACCGAGCCCGCGCCCAGCACGGTGGTGATCGGTGACACCACCCCCCAGGCCAACGGTGTGACGCGCGGCAACCTGTACGCCGGGGTCAGCGTCGGGGCGAGCGCCGCTCCCGCGGGCCAGCCCTGCTACGTGCCCCGCGCTGGCGGCCGCCCCGTGAACTACTGCGCCAGCTTCGGCGGCATGATCGGCAGCACCCAGCTCATCGGGCCTTTTGGTGCCCGCGTCTCGGCCGACTACAAGCCCGGCCAGAACGCGGTCTCGGCGGACGTGAACGCCACCTACCAGATCAACACCGGCAGCAACATCCAGCCCTACGTGGGCGCCGGTCTGGGCCTGACGAGCAGCGCCAGCCGCAGCTCGACCACCACCAACGTGACCGACACCTACGTGAACGGCCTGGTGGGCGTGGACTTCCAGATCACCAACTCCATCGCCGCCTTCGTGGAGGGGAACGGCCGCTACTACCTGAGCAACAAGGGCACCGGCGCGTTGAGCAGCTCGACCACCACCACGGACCGCGGCTTTGCGCCCGCCGTCAAGGCTGGCCTGAAGTTCTACTTCTAA
- the recJ gene encoding single-stranded-DNA-specific exonuclease RecJ, with protein sequence MTPALSAPLEARWLLAPPASRVALLESMRQWRVAPPLAQVLSGRRLTPAHLDPPLTLTPNPALREAAQRIVAALRQHRRIRIHGDYDADGVSATATLIRGLRHLGADVHGFIPHRLNEGYGLHPDRIEEHAAACDLLVTVDCGVTNLEEVRALLARGTEVIVTDHHAPGPDYPDCLVVHPHRTTGYDPELHNLTGAGVAYHLLWAVYEELGLPAPLDLTALATLGTIADVAPLLGENRALVRAGLEALAGSSLPGIRALLEAKRVTRPGARDVAFLLAPLVNAAGRMGDADLALNLLTTESTHEARTLVTHLEARNLERRGIQERMYAEALHLADPADPALVLTKADWHAGVMGIVASKLVETFHKPVYIVAQGKGSVRSTPGISAVEGLRYSHDLLKRYGGHPGAAGFALEEENFTALRRRLHEYVRQFPRPVPVHRLDAPLPTLGVTPELVRQVEAFEPFGTGHAPPLWHVREPLSNTRLVGKRGDSLQFQIGGLRGIKHGEQNAAPGERDLAAHLVSSEWRGEVRLELQGQALRAPAPLGLDSSWLDAPPLPRLEPKAAMQHLGAGASAYATGPVAAYLRNQVPGLTLVAAGEAHPGGELILYTLPEEADLVRWLRAGRVAFAFGPKTLAELEGALSAPRLRPLFMPAQVDADEAELEAAADAYRRWQWAHLYRVLDDRGWNAAVWHLLGLAEERPPTAEPELAAATR encoded by the coding sequence ATGACACCGGCGCTTTCGGCACCGCTGGAAGCTCGCTGGCTGCTCGCACCGCCCGCGAGTCGCGTGGCCCTGTTGGAGAGCATGCGGCAGTGGCGCGTTGCGCCGCCGCTCGCGCAGGTTCTGTCTGGTCGCCGCCTCACCCCGGCGCACCTGGACCCGCCCCTGACCCTCACGCCCAATCCAGCCCTCCGGGAGGCGGCGCAGCGGATTGTTGCGGCGCTGCGCCAGCACCGGCGGATCCGCATCCACGGCGACTACGACGCAGACGGCGTGAGTGCGACCGCCACCCTGATTCGGGGGCTGCGTCACCTGGGCGCGGACGTGCACGGCTTCATCCCACACCGCCTGAACGAGGGGTACGGCCTGCACCCGGACCGAATAGAGGAACACGCCGCCGCCTGTGACCTGCTGGTGACGGTGGACTGCGGGGTGACCAACCTGGAGGAGGTGCGGGCCCTCCTCGCTCGCGGCACGGAGGTCATCGTGACTGACCACCACGCGCCGGGGCCCGACTACCCCGACTGCCTGGTGGTGCACCCGCACCGCACCACGGGGTACGATCCCGAACTGCACAACCTCACCGGGGCAGGTGTGGCGTATCACCTCCTGTGGGCCGTATACGAGGAGCTGGGCTTGCCCGCCCCGCTCGACCTCACCGCCCTGGCCACCCTGGGCACCATCGCCGATGTCGCCCCGCTGCTGGGGGAGAACCGGGCGCTCGTGCGCGCGGGACTGGAGGCGCTGGCGGGTTCTTCCCTGCCCGGCATCCGTGCGCTGCTCGAGGCGAAGCGGGTCACGCGCCCGGGTGCTCGGGACGTGGCCTTTTTGCTCGCGCCGCTGGTCAATGCGGCCGGGCGCATGGGGGACGCCGATCTCGCCCTGAACCTCCTGACCACCGAGAGCACCCACGAGGCCCGAACCCTGGTGACGCACCTGGAGGCCCGGAACCTGGAACGCCGGGGCATCCAAGAGCGGATGTACGCGGAAGCCCTGCATCTTGCCGACCCCGCTGATCCCGCCCTGGTGCTGACGAAAGCGGACTGGCACGCCGGCGTGATGGGGATCGTGGCGAGCAAGCTGGTGGAGACCTTCCACAAGCCGGTGTACATCGTCGCGCAGGGCAAGGGGTCCGTGCGCTCCACGCCCGGCATCAGCGCGGTGGAGGGCCTGCGCTACAGCCATGACCTCCTCAAGCGCTACGGCGGGCACCCAGGTGCTGCCGGCTTCGCGCTGGAGGAGGAGAACTTCACGGCGCTGCGGCGGCGCCTGCACGAGTACGTGCGGCAGTTTCCCCGCCCTGTTCCGGTGCACCGCCTGGACGCGCCGCTCCCCACGCTGGGGGTCACCCCAGAACTGGTCCGGCAGGTCGAGGCGTTCGAGCCCTTTGGCACTGGGCATGCCCCGCCCCTTTGGCACGTGCGCGAACCGCTGAGCAACACGCGGTTGGTGGGGAAACGCGGGGACAGCCTGCAATTCCAGATCGGCGGCCTGCGCGGCATCAAACACGGGGAGCAGAATGCCGCTCCCGGTGAGCGAGACCTCGCCGCGCACCTCGTGAGCAGCGAGTGGCGCGGTGAGGTGCGTCTGGAGCTTCAGGGGCAGGCCCTGCGCGCCCCTGCCCCGCTGGGTCTAGACAGCTCTTGGCTTGACGCCCCGCCCCTCCCCCGTCTCGAGCCCAAAGCCGCGATGCAGCACCTGGGTGCCGGAGCGAGCGCCTATGCAACCGGGCCGGTGGCAGCCTATCTGCGGAACCAGGTGCCGGGCCTCACGCTGGTGGCTGCCGGCGAGGCCCACCCGGGGGGCGAACTCATTCTGTATACCCTGCCGGAGGAGGCTGACCTGGTCCGCTGGCTCAGGGCGGGCCGAGTCGCGTTCGCCTTTGGGCCCAAAACGCTTGCGGAACTGGAAGGAGCGCTGTCTGCCCCGCGGCTTCGTCCCCTGTTCATGCCCGCCCAGGTGGACGCGGACGAGGCCGAACTGGAGGCTGCCGCCGACGCCTATCGCCGCTGGCAGTGGGCCCACCTGTACCGCGTGCTCGACGACCGCGGGTGGAATGCCGCCGTCTGGCACCTGCTGGGGCTGGCAGAGGAGCGGCCGCCGACCGCAGAACCGGAGCTTGCTGCGGCCACCCGCTGA